A window from Enterococcus mediterraneensis encodes these proteins:
- a CDS encoding DeoR/GlpR family DNA-binding transcription regulator, protein MNQQKRLMIIMERLEKEKSLTLQDIMQLTGASRDTARRDTIKLADNNLVIRTYGGISLANSFNKIDGYLGRTDQELQVKKQIAKEASKLLLEKQTVYLDVSTTISLLPQYLANRNINLAVTNSIDIADQFLKTTSIPTTILGGTLNKESRSVTGGYPIWELTKYRFDISFLSCAGINNQGIYYAHEEDIAMKQAIREKSNKIVLLCDHTKINLSHNYLIYTFEELDYLVTDKKIPEELAVRIGNSKIIYTKENSYD, encoded by the coding sequence GTGAATCAACAAAAAAGATTGATGATAATTATGGAAAGACTGGAAAAAGAAAAATCATTGACTTTACAAGACATTATGCAGCTTACAGGTGCTTCTAGAGACACGGCTAGAAGAGATACAATAAAACTAGCGGATAACAACCTTGTGATTAGAACTTACGGAGGTATCAGTTTAGCAAATTCGTTTAATAAAATAGATGGATATTTAGGAAGAACAGATCAAGAACTTCAAGTGAAAAAGCAAATTGCTAAAGAAGCAAGTAAACTATTACTTGAAAAGCAAACCGTATATTTAGATGTGTCGACCACAATCTCTCTTTTGCCTCAATATTTAGCGAATAGAAACATAAACTTGGCTGTGACAAACTCGATTGACATTGCCGATCAATTTTTGAAGACTACTTCAATCCCTACTACGATTCTTGGAGGAACATTAAATAAAGAAAGCCGTTCAGTTACTGGTGGATATCCAATCTGGGAATTAACTAAGTATCGGTTTGATATTTCTTTCTTAAGTTGTGCAGGTATAAATAATCAAGGAATCTATTATGCCCATGAAGAAGATATAGCAATGAAGCAGGCAATTAGAGAGAAAAGTAATAAAATCGTACTGCTATGCGACCATACAAAAATCAACTTATCTCATAATTATCTTATCTATACGTTTGAAGAACTCGACTACTTGGTAACCGATAAAAAAATTCCTGAAGAATTAGCCGTTAGAATAGGAAACAGCAAAATCATCTACACAAAGGAGAATAGCTATGATTAA